From the genome of Gemmatimonadaceae bacterium:
TCGCGGCGATCGCCGCCGGCGCGCTCGCGCTGGCCGACGGGTTCAAAAGACACCACACGTCGAACGCGACGGCCGCGGCACACGCGCTCACGCGCGGCACGCAGGCGCGTCTCTTCTGGCTCTCGTTGGCACTCGGTGTCGTGCTCGCGGTGCCGCTCGCGTTCGCCGGACTGGCCGGACTCCTCGCCGCGCCGCTGCTCGCGCTCGCGGGGCTGTGGCTCCACGGCCACGCGTTCATTCTCGCCGGACAGGGCCCGCCCATCTCATGAGCGCGACGTCATCTCGGGAAAGTCTTCATCCCTCCGACGACGGTCGGATGCAGAAGGGCTTCTCTGCGTTCCCGCCGGTCGAGCGGTGGAACGATTGGGTCGAACGCGGACGACATTACAGTCTCGTTCCAACGACCTGCTTCAATTGCGAGGCGGCGTGCGGACTCGTCGCGTACGTCGACAATGAGACGAAGGAAGTCCGCAAGTTCGAGGGCAATCCGTACCATCCCGGCAGTCGCGGGCGGAATTGCGCGAAAGGGCCCGCGACGCTCAACCAGATCGCGGACCCCGAGCGAATCCTCTTTCCGCTGCGGCGTGTGGGCGCGCGCGGCGAGGGGGAGTGGGAGCGCGTGACGTGGAACGACGCGCTCGACGACCTCGCCGGCCGCATCCGCCGCGCGATTCAGGCGCGCACGCCGAACAAGATCATGTACCACGTCGGGCGCCCGGGTGAAGATGGCTACACCGAGCGGGTGCTCGCCGCGTGGGGCGTCGATGGACACAACAGCCACACGAACATCTGCTCGTCGGGCGCGCGCGCCGGCTACGCGTTCTGGATGGGGATGGACCGGCCGAGCCCCGACTACGCGAACGCGAAGTGCATCCTGCTCATTTCGGCGCATCTCGAGAGCGGGCACTACTTCAATCCGCACGCGCAACGAATCATCGAGGCCAAGCAGCGAGGCGCGACGATCGTCGTCATGGATCCGCGCCTCTCCAACACCGCGACGCACGCCGATCATTGGCTGCCGACGTACCCGGGCAGCGAAGTCGACGTGCTGCTGACGATCGCCAACGTGCTGATCCGCGAGCAGCTCTACGACCGCGAGTTCGTGCGTCGGTGGGTGAACTGGGAAGAATACCTTCGCGCGATCCACCCCGGCGCCGCCGTGACCTTTGACGTATTCGCCTATGATCTCGAGCGAATTTACGCCGACTATACGCCCGAGCGCACGGAACGGGAGACCGGCGTGCCCGCAAAAACGATCGTCGAGGTCGCGCGCGCCATCGGCAAAGCGGGGTCGGCCTTCAGCGCGCACAATTGGCGCGCCGCCGCGGCGGGAAACCTCGGCGGTTGGATGACGGCGCGCTGTCTCTTTTTCCTCAACGTGCTCACGGGGAGCGTGGCCACCGAAGGCGGCGTCGTTCCGAATTCGTGGACCAAGTTCGTGCCCGCGCCTCACGCTCGGCCGCCGCACCCGACGACGTGGAACGAGCTGACGTGGCCCAAGGAGTACCCGCTCGCGTTCTTCGAGATGAGCTTCCTGCTTCCGCATTTCTTGAAGGAGGGACGCGGCTCGCTCGACGTGTACTTCACGCGCGTGTACAACCCGGTCTGGACGAACCCCGACGGGTTCTCGTGGATCGAGGCGCTGCGCGACGAGTCGATGATCGGCCGACACGCGGCGCTCACGCCAGTGTGGAGCGAGACCGCCTGGTTCGCCGACTACGTGCTGCCCGTCGGACTCGGCAGCGAGCGGCACGACCTGGCGAGCTTCGAGACGCACGCGGGAAGCTGGATCGGATTTCGTCAGCCCGTGAAGCGCGCGATCGAAGAGCGGCTCGGCCACGACGTGGCCGATACGCGCGACGTCAACCCGGGCGAGGTCTGGGAGGAGAACGAATTCTGGATCGAGTTGTCGTGGCGCATCGACCCGGACGGCTCGATGGGAATTCGCAAACATTTCGAGTCGCCGTATCGGCCGGGCGAAAAGCTCCGCATCGACGAGTACTATCGATGGATCTTCGAGAACTCCGTGCCCGGGTTGCCCGAAGCGGCGGCGCGAGAGCAGCTCTCGCCGCTCGAGTTCATGCGTAAGTATGCGTCATTCGAGATTCCTGTGGGCGCGTACGGTCGGCACGAGGCGAAGGTGACGCCAGAGGAGATGGCCGAGTCGTCCGTCGACGAGCGGACGCAGCGCGTATTCACGGCGCGCGCGCCCCTGCCGTCGACGAACATCGTCCCGTTGCCGGCCCCGCCGGCGGATTCCCAAGGCAGACGCGCCGCGGGCGTGATGGTCGACGGCGAAGCGCTTCGTGGATTTCCGACGCCCTCGGGCAAGCTCGAGTTCTACTCGCCAACGCTCGCCGCGTGGGGCTGGCCCGAGCTGGCGATTCCGACGTCGATCGAGAGCCACGTTGCGACGTCGGCGCTCGACGTACACGCGGGCGAGGTCGTGCTTGTTCCGACCTTCCGGCTCCCGGTGCTCGTGCATACGAGAACTGGAAACGCGAAATGGCTGAACGAGATCGCTCACGCCAACCCGCTCTGGATTCATACGAGCGACGCCGCGAAGCTCGGTGTCGCGCTCGGGGATCTCGTGCGAGTCACCACGGAGATCGGGTACTTCGTGGTTCCCGCGTGGGTCACCGAAGGAATTCGCCCCGGCGTCGTCGCGTGCTCGCACCACATGGGCCGCTGGCGCGTCGCCGACGACCAAGGTATGGATCGCTGGAGCTCCGCGCTCGTTCGCCTCGAGGAAGGCGGCAACGGTCGTTGGCGCATGCGTCGCATGAAGGGCGTCGAACCCTTCGCCAGCGACGATCGCGATTCGGGTCGCGTGTGGTGGCAGAGCGCCGGCGTCCATCAGAACCTCACGTTCCCCGTGCATCCCGATCCGATCAGCGGCGCACACGCGTGGCACCAAAAAGTGCGCGTGACGAAGGCGGAGCCAGGGGATCAGGAGGGCGACATCGTCGTCGATACAGCGCGGAGTCACGCCGTGTACAAGGAGTGGCTGGCGAAGACGCGACCGGCGCCGGGGCCGGATGGGATGCGCCGGCCCTACTGGTTGCTGCGACCGTTGCGGCCGTCGATGGATGCCTATCGGCTTCCGGAAGAGCGCTAGACCGCTGCGCGAAACGCTAGTGTTTGCGGGGCCGCTCGACGGGCGTAAGCGCCTCTAGCCGTTTCCGCACTTCCGCGACGCGCGGCTGCAGTTCAGGGTCCGCGGTCTTCCACTGCTCCACGAGCGCGCGATATTGCGCGACGCTTTCGCCGTGTCGCCCTTCGCTTCGTACGCCGAGCGTTTTTTTTGGAGTTGCGCCGCAGATCCGAAGTCAGGGGGACCTCATCGTCGAGGGCCGGGGGACACGGGTGGGAGGAGACGGGGGAAGGTACGTCCTCGTAAGGCACGCCGCGAGGTTGGTGGTGACCGGTGTCCCCGTTCTTCTGCGTTCGACTCAGAAGAACTCACACTGGAATTCGGAATCCTGGGCTCTCCCCTCATTTGGCTCGTTTTGGCCAGCGCCGCGGTCGTCGCGTGCGGGCGCGATTTCGCCACCACACCACACACGGAACCGCAGCCTGACTTCGACCTAGTGCGCGTCGAAGACAATGCGTTGCCCGCTTTCGACAGCGGGGACTCCGTCGATCTCCAGGGCCTCGTCGAATATCGTGAGATCTATTTGGAGCGGGGCACGCTCACGCTGACGCTGGAGCAGGGGTCGCCGCGATTCGAGACGCTGCTGCACTACGCGTGGTACGCGGTCACCATCGACGAATCCGGCCAGCGTCACCTCGATCCGCGTGGCCTTCTCGATATTCGCGATCGCGGCTCGGTCGAATCCGATGCCTGGGGCAGGTTGCGTCTCAGATCCGATGTGTCGGGCGCCGAGCACATCGCGACGCCGACGAACGGCGGCTATTCCGTTCTTTACCGTCAGGTGGCGATCACGCAACCGCTGACATTGTTCTTCGGTCCACGGGCGCGCTAGTCGAAGTCCGCGTCGCTTCGTCGGCGGCGCGGCGGTGGCCGCTGCGTTAATGTCTTTCGTAGCCATGGCGACACGATCCGACGTCCGCCGCATCGCGCTCTCGTTTCCTGAAACCGAGGAGACCGACGGCCGTTTTGCCTTCTCGGTTCGCAACAAGAAAAAGCCGAAAGGCTTCGCCTGGGTCTGGATGGAGCGCGTCGTCCCCAAGAAGCCGCGCGTGGCCAACCCGGCGGTGCTTGCCGTGCGGGTGGCGAACCTGGGACAGAAAGACGCGCTGCTCGCCGCCGAGCCGAAGAAGTTTTTCACCGAGCCGCACTACAACGGATTTCCGGCCATCCTGGTGCGGTTGTCCGAGGTGAAGGTCAGCGAGCTGCGCATGTTGCTCGAGGAGGCCTGGCGGTGCATGGCCCCGACCGATCTCGTCGAGCAGCCTACGGGTCCGCCGTCTCCTCGGCGCAAGGCGCGTTCGCGTAGCCGGACCTGAACGGCGTCACCGTTCCCGCTGCCGGATCGAACCTGTGCCGCCACACGCACGCGGTGTCGTTCGCCAGTAGATGAATAGAGATCGACGGCTCGGCTGACGTCGTGCGTACGTAGTGGATGTCGTCCAACGGTGGAATGAGCGGGTAGAACTCGCCGGGACTCAGCGTTTGCTCCTTGGCGACCTCGAGCCGCGCACGCTTTTCGTCGCGGCCGTCGTCGAGACGGCGGTAGACGGTCTCGTGCTGCTCACCCCTGTAGATGCCGACGAGTCCCCACGCGAGGTGGTCGTGCACCGGGGTGGCCGCGCCCGCCGGAACGACGAGCGCGAATAGACAGAGCGAGCCGTCCTCGGCGCGGTAGAGCGCATATTGGCCGATGCCGTCGCCCATTCGGCTCGCGGTGTCCGCTCGCGTGTACTCGTCCGGCAGCCAACCGTCGGTCGACAGCAATTTTCCGAATGCCGGCTTGAGCCGCTCGATGCGTTCGGCGACGTCGTCGACAGTCGAACGCCGCTGAACCTCCTCGACCAATCCGCGAACCGCCGGAGCATCCACGAGAAATCCGAATCTGTCGTGATCGTGCCAGTGGTCTTGATTGCACACGGTAGAGCCTCGCTCGAGATGCGCCGCCTCCGACCGGGGCTGTGGATCGGGGGAACGCCGCATGAATGCGTCCATGCTAGGTCGCTCGTGCGATCGGTCGCAAGGAGCGCGCATCCAAGTCGGCTTCATCGTGACGGTGAGTGGGCTGATCCCTCGCTCGTCGCCCTCTACGGCGCGTCGCCGACAATGGTGTGGCGCAGAGCGCCCAGGCCGGGGCCATCTATTCAACCGCCGTGACGTTGGTCCTCGTCAGCTCAGGCTTGGCGTACTTGCTCGCGCTCGAGCGACTCCGGCCGGAACTCGACGACGAGCGGCAGTAGCTGCGCCGAAACGTTGCCCGTGTCGGCGCGGTTACCATTGGTTACTGGCGATGGTACGTGAGGCCGGCGCGCTGCGCCTGCTCGACCGCGATGACCATGCCGGGCACGAGACTGATACCCGGAATGATGTTCGCCTTGAGATCCTCGTACACCACCTTCGAATCGAGGCCGCGCTTCGCGGCGAGCAGACCCGAGAAGATCTCGAGCGCGTTGTTGCAGACGATGAGCGTCGCGCCGCGCTTCTGAAGCGCCTCGATGCTCGCCGCCGGAAGCGACATGCCGAGAATCGTCGGCGACGTGCGCCAGGGATTCTTCAGCACCGGCTTGCCGGTGGCCGGATCGTTCTCCTGAAGGAACTCGCCGAGCTGGTACCTCGCCCACGCGGCGTCGGTGAGCGCAAAGAACGTCGTGCCACCGTAGAACGTGAGCACCGCGTTGACGTCGGCGTCCTTCACGTTGAACGCCTTGTTGTACGTCTCGTAGTACTCGAAGACGTGGACGAGCGCGATGCCACCGTTGGGCGACGGGTTGTCGAAGAACTGCTTGTGCTTCGCCTTGAGACCGTCGAGCCAGCGGTTGCTCGGCTGAATGCCGGGCGCCGCGGCCGCGGCGACGGCGTACTGCGCGAGAATCGGCGCCGGACGCGCGATGACGGCGAGAACGGATGCCGCGACCGCGAGAACTGCCGAAACGATCGAGCGGTTGAGTCGGGTGGGATTGGACATTGCGACTTTCTCCAGTGAGTCGTGGTGTGAGCGACTCATTTTCTTTCGCTCACGTGCGCCTTAGACTCCGTGAATTCCGCCGCGAACCGGACATTACTCGACACGACATTCATTAGTGTTCAAACATGAATACAGAAGCGTTTTCGGATACACTATCCGCCCTCATGCGCGAGCTCGTGCACGGGTCGCCGGATCCGCGCGACGGCACCTACATGCTGAACCGCGGCGACCACGGACTCGTTGATTCGCTCGAGCGTGTATCCGCGGCCGCGGCGTCCGCTCCGCACGACGGCGGATCATCGATCGCGGCGCATGCCGATCACCTGCGCTACGGACTCTCGCTGCTCAACCGATGGTCGAACGGCGAAGTCGCGCCATGGCACGACGCCGACTGGACCGCGAGTTGGAAGAAAGGCGTCGTCACCGACGCCGAGTGGCGGACGCTCCGCGACGATCTACGCGCCGAGGCCGAAGCGTGGGTCACCGCACTCGCCAAACCGCGCGAACTGAGCGGGCGCGAGTTGGGCTGGGTCGCCGGCAGCGTCGCGCATCTCGCCTACCACCTCGGCGCGATCCGCCAGATCAACCGAGCCGCGCGCGGCCCGACCGCCGAAGACGAACGCCGCGCCGAGGAGGAGCTCCGCGGATAACTGCGGGTCACGGGGTCACCGGGCACGGGGATACCGGAACAGCGAGACGGGACCGAGCGTAGCGCGCGCAACCGCGACCCCGGTGCGCATGGCGGGCTCCCACCACGAAACGCTGAACGCGGTCTAGACGACGGGACGACGCTCGCCGTGACGCGTCGCTTGCTCGAACGCGTGCGCGAGTTGCAGCACGCTCCAATCGCCGCGATGACGTCCCACGATCTGTAGCCCGACGGGCAGTCCGCTCGCGCTGAACCCCGCCGGCACCGAGATCGCCGGGTTCGACATGAAGGTCACGTACCAGCACGAGCGCATCCAATCGATGTAGGTCGGCATCGCCACGCCGTTGATCGACGTCGGATACTCGGTGGTGCTGTCGAAGGGCTCGACCTGCGTCACGGGAAGCACGAAGTACTCGTACCTCCGGAAAAACTCCGTCGTGTCGTGGTACAGCTTGGCCTGGCGCACGCTCGCGCGCGCCACGTCGGCCGCGGTCTGACGCTCGGCCTCGGCGATCTCCCACTTCACGGTCGCCTTCACCAGGTCGGGATGCTGGCGCGCGAGGGCCGCATAGCTCGAGTGGTATGAGAGATGTCGAATGACCGGGAACGCTTCGTCGACGCCGCTGAAATCGGGCTCGGCGTCCTCGACCACGCAACCGAGCTGCTCGAACGACTTGCGATTCGCGTTCACGACACGCGTGATCTCCGGCTCGAACGGTATTCCGCCGAGATCCTTGAACCAGGCGACGCGCACTCCCTTGAACGAGCGGGTGAGCGGTGCCCGAAAGCGCGCGGGATCCTCGTCGATCGTGAGCGGATCGCTGGCGAGCGGACCGGCGATCGCGCTGAAGAAGAGCGCGAGGTCGGCGACGGTGCGCGCCATCGGTCCGCTCGTCGAAAGCGGCGACCAGGTGCCGTCCTCGTGTGGTACGCGGCCCGGCGACGGCCGGAATCCAACGACGTTGTTCCACGCGGCGGGATTGCGCAGCGATCCGCCCGTGTCGCTGCCGTCGGCGATCGGTACCATCCCGGTCGTGAGCGACGCGGCCGCGCCGCCGCTGCTCCCACCCACCGTCTTCGCGAGATTGTACGGGTTGTGCGTCGCGCCGAACACCGGATTGAACGTGTTCGATCCGGCGCCGAACTCGGGCGTGTTCGTCTTCCCGAGCGTGATGGCGCCCGCCGCGCGAATGCGCGTCACGATGAGCGCGTCCTTCGTCGGGACGTTGTCCTTGTAGAACGGCGACCCGAACGTCGTGCGGATGCCGGCGGTCGGGACGAGATCCTTGTGCGCGACCGGCAGCCCGTGCAACACGCCGAGCGGGCGGCCGTGCGCCTGTTGCTCGTCCGCTCTCGCCGCGTCGGCCATCGCGCGGTCGGCGACGAGCGTCACGATCGCGTTGATCTTCGGGTTGACGCGCTCGATCCGGGCGAGGTGCGCGGTCATGACGTCGCGCGCCGACACCTGCTTCTGGCGAATGCGGCGCGCGAGCTCGATGGCTGAAAGCGTGCAGAGCTCATCGCTCGAATTCGAGAGCGGTGAAGGTGAAGGCCGCGTCGCTGGTCCCGCCCCGTTCTCCGGCATCGGATCTGATTGTTGAAGCGTGGGAAGGATGCCGCCCAGAGCCGCGGCGCCGACGATCTGGTTGAAGGTGCGGCGACTGATCGGATCCTGCATCGGATGGGGGAGCGGAAGGAGGGAGGATCGCGGCGCAGAAGCTACGGCGGCTCCGAGTTCCGCGCCAACGCGCCCCAATGTCGTGGGGGACGCCTCGGAGGCACGGGCTCTGCGGGACGTACGACCCTCACTCCGAGGTGTCAATGACAGCCGTTCCGTTCACGATCGACGTTCCTCAAGCGGTTCTCGACGATCTGCAACGCCGCCTTCAGGCGACCCGGTGGATCGACGACCTCAACGATCCCGGCTGGAGCCACGGGCTCAGCATTCCGTACATGCGCGAGCTCGTCGCTTACTGGCACAGCGCCTTCGACTGGCGAGCGCAAGAGGACTCGCTGAATGGTTTCCCGAACTTCCGTACCGACGTGAAGGGCGGGCAGATCATTCATTTCATTCACGAACAGGGAAAAGGGCCCGATCCGCTGCCGATCATTCTCACGCACGGATTTCCCGATTCGGTGCTCCGGTTCGCCAAGCTCATTCCGATGCTGGCCGACCCCGCCGCGTACGGCGGCGATCCCGCCGACGCGTTTCACGTCGTCGCGCCGAGCCTCCCAGGATACGGATTCTCCGACAAGCCGCATGACGGCACATCGCTATTTCAAGTCGGCGACATGTGGCACGACCTCATGACGCGCGTGCTCGGCTACGACCACTACGTCGCCCACGGCGGCGATTGGGGAAGCACGATCACCGATTTTCTCGCGCGCGATCACAGCGACGCGGTGTTGGCGATTCACCTCACCGACGTTCCGTTCTATCACGCCCTCGCCGGGGCGCCCACTGATCCGAGTCGCGCCGAGCGGGACTATCTCGACTTCGTCGCGAAGTTTCAGCCGAGCCAAGGAGCGTACGCGTTCGTTCAGGGCGCGCAGCCCCAGGTCGTGGCGACGGGCCTGAACGACTCGCCGGCCGGACTGGCCGCGTGGATCGTCGAGAAGTTTCGTCGTTGGAGCGACTGCGACGGCGACGTCGAACGCGCGTTCACCAAGGACGAACTGCTCGCCA
Proteins encoded in this window:
- a CDS encoding amidase, whose amino-acid sequence is MQDPISRRTFNQIVGAAALGGILPTLQQSDPMPENGAGPATRPSPSPLSNSSDELCTLSAIELARRIRQKQVSARDVMTAHLARIERVNPKINAIVTLVADRAMADAARADEQQAHGRPLGVLHGLPVAHKDLVPTAGIRTTFGSPFYKDNVPTKDALIVTRIRAAGAITLGKTNTPEFGAGSNTFNPVFGATHNPYNLAKTVGGSSGGAAASLTTGMVPIADGSDTGGSLRNPAAWNNVVGFRPSPGRVPHEDGTWSPLSTSGPMARTVADLALFFSAIAGPLASDPLTIDEDPARFRAPLTRSFKGVRVAWFKDLGGIPFEPEITRVVNANRKSFEQLGCVVEDAEPDFSGVDEAFPVIRHLSYHSSYAALARQHPDLVKATVKWEIAEAERQTAADVARASVRQAKLYHDTTEFFRRYEYFVLPVTQVEPFDSTTEYPTSINGVAMPTYIDWMRSCWYVTFMSNPAISVPAGFSASGLPVGLQIVGRHRGDWSVLQLAHAFEQATRHGERRPVV
- a CDS encoding molybdopterin-dependent oxidoreductase, producing the protein MSATSSRESLHPSDDGRMQKGFSAFPPVERWNDWVERGRHYSLVPTTCFNCEAACGLVAYVDNETKEVRKFEGNPYHPGSRGRNCAKGPATLNQIADPERILFPLRRVGARGEGEWERVTWNDALDDLAGRIRRAIQARTPNKIMYHVGRPGEDGYTERVLAAWGVDGHNSHTNICSSGARAGYAFWMGMDRPSPDYANAKCILLISAHLESGHYFNPHAQRIIEAKQRGATIVVMDPRLSNTATHADHWLPTYPGSEVDVLLTIANVLIREQLYDREFVRRWVNWEEYLRAIHPGAAVTFDVFAYDLERIYADYTPERTERETGVPAKTIVEVARAIGKAGSAFSAHNWRAAAAGNLGGWMTARCLFFLNVLTGSVATEGGVVPNSWTKFVPAPHARPPHPTTWNELTWPKEYPLAFFEMSFLLPHFLKEGRGSLDVYFTRVYNPVWTNPDGFSWIEALRDESMIGRHAALTPVWSETAWFADYVLPVGLGSERHDLASFETHAGSWIGFRQPVKRAIEERLGHDVADTRDVNPGEVWEENEFWIELSWRIDPDGSMGIRKHFESPYRPGEKLRIDEYYRWIFENSVPGLPEAAAREQLSPLEFMRKYASFEIPVGAYGRHEAKVTPEEMAESSVDERTQRVFTARAPLPSTNIVPLPAPPADSQGRRAAGVMVDGEALRGFPTPSGKLEFYSPTLAAWGWPELAIPTSIESHVATSALDVHAGEVVLVPTFRLPVLVHTRTGNAKWLNEIAHANPLWIHTSDAAKLGVALGDLVRVTTEIGYFVVPAWVTEGIRPGVVACSHHMGRWRVADDQGMDRWSSALVRLEEGGNGRWRMRRMKGVEPFASDDRDSGRVWWQSAGVHQNLTFPVHPDPISGAHAWHQKVRVTKAEPGDQEGDIVVDTARSHAVYKEWLAKTRPAPGPDGMRRPYWLLRPLRPSMDAYRLPEER
- a CDS encoding cysteine dioxygenase family protein, giving the protein MCNQDHWHDHDRFGFLVDAPAVRGLVEEVQRRSTVDDVAERIERLKPAFGKLLSTDGWLPDEYTRADTASRMGDGIGQYALYRAEDGSLCLFALVVPAGAATPVHDHLAWGLVGIYRGEQHETVYRRLDDGRDEKRARLEVAKEQTLSPGEFYPLIPPLDDIHYVRTTSAEPSISIHLLANDTACVWRHRFDPAAGTVTPFRSGYANAPCAEETADP
- a CDS encoding MmcQ/YjbR family DNA-binding protein — encoded protein: MATRSDVRRIALSFPETEETDGRFAFSVRNKKKPKGFAWVWMERVVPKKPRVANPAVLAVRVANLGQKDALLAAEPKKFFTEPHYNGFPAILVRLSEVKVSELRMLLEEAWRCMAPTDLVEQPTGPPSPRRKARSRSRT
- a CDS encoding epoxide hydrolase: MTAVPFTIDVPQAVLDDLQRRLQATRWIDDLNDPGWSHGLSIPYMRELVAYWHSAFDWRAQEDSLNGFPNFRTDVKGGQIIHFIHEQGKGPDPLPIILTHGFPDSVLRFAKLIPMLADPAAYGGDPADAFHVVAPSLPGYGFSDKPHDGTSLFQVGDMWHDLMTRVLGYDHYVAHGGDWGSTITDFLARDHSDAVLAIHLTDVPFYHALAGAPTDPSRAERDYLDFVAKFQPSQGAYAFVQGAQPQVVATGLNDSPAGLAAWIVEKFRRWSDCDGDVERAFTKDELLANVMLYWVTQTINSSFLPYYDVTQAGAMTWLRQKLNEWKGSDEVPAAFAMFPKDLSSPPREWAARFYNVQRWTPMPHGGHFAALEEPDLLANDLRTFFRPFRGMMAAMRSELFKSGD